From Mesobacillus jeotgali, the proteins below share one genomic window:
- a CDS encoding LTA synthase family protein, whose protein sequence is MGTDKNKMSISFVLIAIILLWLKTYTVYKLNFDIDIENKMQEFILFINPLSFLMFLLGLGIFMAGRKQKIFVVTTSFITSFVLYANVVYYREFTDFITIPLLTQTSNMGDLKSSVGELISWTDIVYFTDALLILALALVKTPKITFRKYRSAYAAAFYFSAIALAFFNLGLSESERPELLTRTFDREILVKNIGTYNHHIYDAYLQTKTTAQRALADGNQLTEIENYTRAQYTAPSKEMFGAAKGKNIIVISMESTQNFVIGQKVNGQEITPFLNDFIKDSFYFDNFYHQTAQGKTSDSEFLLENSLYPLGRGAVFFTHSGNEYVSLAERLKENSYYTAKLHANNKSFWNRDVMYNNFGYDRFYSLPDYEVNEENSVGWGMKDVDFFDQSVEHLKAMPKPFFAKFITLTNHFPFELDEEDKFIDEFDSNSGTLNRYFPTVRYTDEALKLFIEDLKAEGLYEDSIIVIYGDHYGISENHNKAMEQYLGKEITPFVSTQLQRVPLIVHIPGHEGKTISTVSGQIDLRPTLLSLADIDTKQDIQFGGDLFSKNQDNFVVLRDGSFITEDVVYTKGTCYDKSTEQPIGQASCEPYMEQAKNELSYSDQIIYGDLLRFYAKDEQ, encoded by the coding sequence ATGGGGACAGACAAGAATAAAATGTCCATCAGTTTCGTCTTGATTGCCATTATCCTATTATGGCTTAAAACCTACACTGTTTATAAGTTAAATTTTGATATAGATATTGAAAATAAAATGCAGGAATTCATCCTGTTCATAAATCCACTAAGCTTCCTGATGTTCTTATTAGGACTAGGAATCTTCATGGCAGGCAGGAAGCAGAAAATCTTTGTCGTCACGACAAGCTTCATTACTTCCTTCGTTCTTTACGCCAATGTTGTTTATTATCGTGAATTCACGGATTTTATCACGATTCCGCTTTTAACACAGACAAGCAATATGGGTGATCTGAAAAGCAGTGTTGGAGAACTGATCAGTTGGACAGACATCGTGTATTTTACGGATGCACTTTTGATTCTTGCACTGGCTTTGGTAAAAACACCGAAGATTACTTTTAGAAAGTATAGGAGCGCATACGCTGCAGCCTTTTACTTCAGTGCAATTGCTCTGGCATTTTTCAATCTCGGTCTTTCTGAGTCAGAGCGTCCTGAATTGTTAACACGTACATTTGACAGAGAGATTCTTGTAAAAAATATCGGGACATATAACCACCATATATACGATGCTTATTTGCAAACAAAGACTACTGCACAAAGAGCATTAGCAGATGGCAACCAGCTGACGGAAATCGAGAACTATACTCGAGCACAATACACAGCACCTTCTAAAGAAATGTTCGGTGCTGCGAAGGGCAAAAATATCATAGTCATTTCAATGGAGTCTACCCAGAATTTCGTCATCGGCCAGAAAGTGAATGGCCAGGAAATCACACCATTTCTGAATGATTTCATCAAAGATAGCTTTTACTTTGATAACTTCTACCATCAGACAGCACAAGGTAAAACATCCGATTCCGAATTCTTATTGGAAAACTCCTTATATCCGCTCGGCCGTGGTGCTGTATTCTTCACCCACTCCGGAAACGAATACGTATCACTTGCTGAAAGGCTGAAGGAAAATTCATATTACACAGCGAAGCTCCATGCAAACAACAAGAGCTTCTGGAACCGCGACGTTATGTACAATAATTTCGGATATGACCGTTTCTACTCATTGCCTGATTATGAAGTTAACGAAGAAAACTCTGTTGGCTGGGGCATGAAGGATGTCGATTTCTTTGACCAGTCAGTCGAACATTTAAAAGCAATGCCTAAACCATTCTTCGCAAAATTCATTACGCTGACAAACCACTTCCCGTTTGAGCTTGATGAAGAAGACAAATTCATTGATGAGTTTGATTCAAATAGCGGTACATTGAACCGCTACTTCCCGACCGTACGTTATACCGATGAAGCCTTGAAGCTGTTCATCGAAGATTTGAAGGCGGAAGGTCTTTACGAAGATTCCATCATCGTGATATACGGTGACCATTACGGAATTTCTGAAAACCACAACAAGGCAATGGAACAGTATCTTGGTAAAGAAATCACGCCATTTGTTTCAACACAATTGCAGCGTGTACCTTTAATTGTCCACATTCCGGGCCATGAAGGAAAAACCATCTCTACCGTTTCCGGACAGATCGATCTTCGTCCAACACTATTAAGCCTTGCTGATATTGATACGAAACAGGATATCCAGTTTGGCGGAGACCTATTCTCAAAGAACCAGGATAACTTTGTAGTCTTGAGAGACGGAAGCTTCATCACCGAAGATGTGGTATATACGAAAGGCACTTGCTATGATAAATCAACAGAACAGCCAATCGGCCAGGCAAGCTGCGAACCATACATGGAGCAAGCCAAGAATGAACTGAGCTACTCAGACCAAATCATTTACGGCGACCTTCTTCGCTTTTATGCAAAAGATGAACAATAA
- a CDS encoding cation diffusion facilitator family transporter — protein sequence MNEQRYTNLKQGERGAIISIAAYLLLSALKLFIGHISGSEALKADGLNNTTDILASVSVLIGLRLSQKPADEDHLYGHWKSEMVASMVASFIMIIVGIEVLISAISSISEGTREAPDMIAAWTGLFSALVMYAVYRYNRNLARKIKSHSVMAAAKDNLSDSWVSIGTSVGIIGSQFGLPWLDPVTAVIVGVLILKTGWDIFREASHQLTDGFDVDLIKEYKQTICNIPGVKGINDLKARSYGNNIVVDCVITVNPSLDISSAHDISTRVEQRLMEKFDIYDVHVHVEPD from the coding sequence TTGAATGAACAACGTTATACTAATTTAAAACAAGGGGAACGTGGAGCGATCATCAGTATCGCTGCCTATCTGCTTCTATCCGCTTTAAAATTATTCATCGGCCATATCAGCGGTTCAGAAGCATTGAAAGCCGACGGATTGAATAATACGACGGATATATTAGCATCAGTATCAGTCCTGATCGGGCTTAGGCTGTCACAAAAGCCGGCGGATGAGGACCATCTATATGGCCACTGGAAGTCAGAAATGGTCGCTTCAATGGTCGCGTCTTTTATCATGATCATTGTTGGCATCGAGGTTTTAATCAGTGCCATCAGCTCGATTTCTGAGGGAACCAGAGAAGCGCCCGATATGATCGCGGCTTGGACAGGCTTGTTTTCGGCATTGGTAATGTATGCAGTCTATCGTTATAATCGAAACCTCGCTCGCAAAATAAAAAGCCATTCGGTCATGGCCGCGGCTAAAGATAACCTGTCCGATTCGTGGGTGAGCATCGGGACCTCTGTGGGCATCATTGGTTCACAATTCGGCTTGCCATGGCTCGACCCGGTAACCGCCGTGATTGTAGGCGTCCTGATTTTAAAAACAGGCTGGGACATTTTCCGTGAAGCATCCCACCAGCTGACAGACGGCTTTGATGTAGACCTAATTAAAGAATATAAACAAACTATCTGCAATATTCCTGGTGTTAAAGGAATTAATGATTTAAAGGCTCGGAGCTACGGAAATAATATCGTTGTTGACTGCGTCATCACCGTTAATCCATCGCTTGACATCAGCTCGGCACATGATATTTCTACCAGAGTCGAACAGAGGCTGATGGAGAAATTTGATATTTATGACGTCCATGTACATGTGGAGCCGGATTGA
- the proC gene encoding pyrroline-5-carboxylate reductase has translation MLKQKKVAFLGAGSMAEAMISGVVKSGKMHTENVYVTNKSNEARLERLASRYGVKAMPQDELPYEDIDLFILAMKPKGAAGALAALKDKIRPGQVVVSVLAGISTGFMEGNLKSGQQVVRVMPNTSSMIQESATAMSPGRYASNENVEDVKELLTSMGKVFRIEEGQMDIFTGLAGSGPAYFYYLMEHMERVGRENGMDEKVAREIIAQTILGAAKMIMEKDETPEVLRKNVTSPNGTTASGLNALSEYNGGTAIAQAVNQAAKRSREINEELEGVLVPS, from the coding sequence TTGTTAAAACAAAAAAAGGTAGCGTTTTTAGGTGCTGGTTCAATGGCGGAAGCAATGATTTCTGGTGTAGTTAAATCAGGCAAGATGCATACGGAAAATGTATATGTTACAAACAAGAGCAATGAAGCGAGACTGGAGCGCCTGGCGTCCAGATATGGGGTCAAGGCAATGCCTCAGGATGAATTGCCTTATGAAGATATAGATTTGTTTATTTTAGCGATGAAACCAAAGGGAGCAGCGGGAGCTCTTGCTGCCTTGAAGGATAAAATCAGGCCTGGCCAGGTTGTTGTATCAGTATTGGCCGGCATTTCGACAGGTTTCATGGAAGGAAACCTAAAAAGTGGGCAGCAGGTGGTTCGGGTTATGCCAAACACATCAAGCATGATACAGGAATCAGCGACTGCTATGTCTCCAGGGAGATACGCATCGAATGAAAACGTTGAGGATGTAAAAGAACTGTTGACCAGCATGGGCAAAGTGTTCCGGATTGAAGAGGGACAGATGGATATCTTTACAGGCTTAGCGGGAAGCGGACCTGCTTATTTTTACTACCTGATGGAGCACATGGAGCGTGTGGGCAGAGAAAACGGAATGGACGAAAAAGTGGCCCGTGAAATCATTGCCCAGACAATCCTTGGTGCAGCGAAAATGATCATGGAAAAAGACGAAACACCAGAGGTTCTCAGGAAAAACGTAACCTCGCCAAATGGGACGACAGCATCCGGCCTGAACGCTTTGAGTGAATACAATGGCGGAACAGCGATTGCTCAGGCCGTAAACCAAGCAGCGAAACGGTCGAGAGAAATCAATGAAGAACTCGAAGGTGTTCTCGTTCCATCATAA
- a CDS encoding response regulator transcription factor — MKTILIVEDEHTISRVLAVYLKHEGYEVVQAFDGSEGLALFAQRKPDLVLLDVMLPGMDGWAILKEIRRTSACPVIMLTALGDIDYRLKGLNQGADDYISKPFVGEEVVARVHAVLRRSSNVIDTENEKQFGSLKINMNSHVVTVNGDKVVLTPKDCSLLIFLAERPNRTFTREDLIENVWGMDYDGSDRAVDLSVKRIRQSLAAWPSAQGEIRTLRGLGYQFSVYDK, encoded by the coding sequence ATGAAGACGATCTTAATAGTAGAAGACGAACATACAATTTCGAGAGTGCTGGCGGTTTACTTGAAGCATGAAGGCTATGAGGTGGTACAGGCCTTTGATGGCAGCGAAGGGCTGGCATTGTTTGCTCAGCGTAAGCCGGATCTTGTGTTGCTGGATGTCATGCTGCCGGGAATGGATGGCTGGGCTATTTTAAAGGAAATCCGTAGAACCAGTGCCTGCCCAGTCATCATGCTGACAGCCCTCGGAGATATTGACTATCGTCTAAAAGGTTTGAACCAGGGAGCGGACGACTATATTTCCAAGCCGTTCGTCGGCGAAGAAGTGGTGGCCCGAGTCCATGCGGTTCTGCGACGTTCCTCCAATGTCATCGATACGGAAAATGAGAAACAATTTGGCAGCCTGAAAATCAATATGAATTCACATGTCGTCACGGTCAATGGAGATAAAGTTGTGCTGACTCCTAAAGATTGCAGTCTGCTGATTTTCCTGGCTGAGAGGCCAAACCGGACCTTCACAAGGGAAGATTTAATTGAAAACGTCTGGGGAATGGATTACGACGGGAGCGACCGGGCAGTGGACCTGTCCGTCAAGCGCATTCGCCAATCACTGGCGGCTTGGCCTTCAGCACAGGGAGAAATCAGGACATTAAGAGGATTGGGGTATCAGTTCAGTGTTTACGATAAATAA
- a CDS encoding DUF3896 family protein has translation MDYLEVKSQLENLQMKLANKLQHPDLSAVEKNELQKAIANYDYIIELTCMNHFERGASIH, from the coding sequence ATGGACTATCTAGAAGTCAAATCTCAATTAGAAAACTTGCAGATGAAGCTCGCGAATAAGTTGCAGCATCCAGACCTGTCTGCTGTAGAAAAAAACGAACTGCAAAAAGCGATTGCTAATTATGATTACATCATTGAATTGACCTGCATGAACCATTTTGAACGCGGAGCTTCCATTCATTAA
- a CDS encoding GIY-YIG nuclease family protein, which translates to MNLKEKVKNLPFTPGVYLMKDQNGTVIYVGKAKSLKKRVQSYFQNSAAHPQKIKKMVANINDFHVLHTDTEFEAFLLECKLIKELQPLFNKKMKSHLPYSYIAIKMDGPFRKISIASDKSEGGGTIYFGPYTSMIYVKKAIENLKEYFKINCLQPLKGSPCLNYTLGKCNGLCIGGSGVEKYNKIVERFISFLQGSHAEILEELEQKMNQASEKYQFEEAAKYRNYMKSLSILLYKENMIQFTEGNKNIVVVERINDRTLKVFLIKGHNIIFSKQYHREKFRDLSEEIRETIFYFFQQNKKRDPVVIGKEELDEAQIIYSYLNGSNSRFIVIPEEWLDGSESEKLDESINQLLNA; encoded by the coding sequence ATGAATTTAAAAGAAAAGGTCAAAAACCTTCCTTTCACTCCTGGTGTTTACCTTATGAAAGATCAGAATGGCACAGTGATTTATGTCGGGAAAGCGAAAAGCCTTAAGAAACGGGTCCAATCATATTTTCAAAACTCTGCAGCCCATCCGCAAAAAATCAAAAAGATGGTTGCTAACATAAATGATTTTCATGTTTTGCACACTGATACGGAATTCGAGGCATTCTTGCTTGAGTGCAAGCTCATCAAAGAATTACAGCCTCTTTTTAACAAGAAAATGAAAAGCCACCTTCCTTACTCTTATATCGCGATTAAGATGGACGGGCCTTTCCGGAAAATTTCAATTGCTTCTGACAAATCCGAAGGTGGCGGGACGATTTATTTTGGACCCTATACCAGCATGATTTATGTAAAAAAAGCAATCGAGAACTTGAAGGAGTATTTTAAAATAAACTGCCTCCAGCCACTTAAGGGTTCCCCGTGCCTGAACTATACCCTGGGGAAGTGCAACGGTTTGTGTATTGGAGGATCAGGGGTCGAGAAATACAATAAGATCGTGGAAAGGTTCATTTCTTTTCTCCAGGGATCTCATGCAGAGATCTTGGAAGAATTAGAGCAGAAAATGAATCAGGCCTCCGAAAAATATCAATTTGAAGAAGCAGCAAAATACAGGAATTACATGAAATCACTCTCCATCCTTTTGTATAAGGAAAATATGATTCAATTCACTGAAGGAAATAAAAACATTGTTGTGGTTGAACGGATCAATGACCGCACATTGAAGGTTTTCCTGATCAAAGGGCATAACATTATTTTTAGTAAACAATACCACCGAGAGAAGTTCAGGGACCTGTCAGAGGAGATAAGGGAGACCATCTTTTACTTCTTCCAGCAGAATAAGAAAAGGGACCCTGTCGTCATCGGCAAGGAGGAACTCGATGAAGCCCAAATCATCTATAGTTATTTAAATGGGAGCAATTCCAGATTCATCGTCATTCCAGAAGAATGGCTGGATGGCAGTGAATCGGAAAAACTGGATGAATCTATTAATCAATTATTAAATGCTTAA
- a CDS encoding TRM11 family SAM-dependent methyltransferase, with product MTSMYMWSRIDLKGFDGLVITPGSYLYNYAFPEEEKSLCMLEMRSFFGKDSEEGIIESSVEIDPSRSPFIRERIDVLFKGNDLHQIIARVKELELGESTFKVRYVKAAGLDKIAFEERRRIERRVGLAVKGIPELDNPVLIFGIVEVHGFWYFGQLHNSEQVWLQHQHKPNSYSTALGTRVARAVANIAVPEPAGVKAIDPCCGIGTVVVEALSMGIDIVGSDNNPLILTGTRENIAHFGYSTDIKFIDLREVTGHYDVAIIDMPYNLCSVITPEEQLDMLHSTRGFADKAVIVTIEPIDPVIREAGFEIIDRGIVKKGNFTREVIVCKKALKN from the coding sequence ATGACGTCCATGTACATGTGGAGCCGGATTGATTTGAAAGGATTTGATGGATTAGTGATCACCCCTGGCTCTTATTTATACAATTACGCATTTCCCGAAGAAGAAAAATCGTTATGCATGCTGGAAATGAGGTCGTTTTTCGGAAAGGACTCGGAAGAAGGCATAATTGAAAGCAGTGTCGAGATCGATCCAAGCAGAAGTCCCTTTATAAGGGAGAGAATTGATGTTCTTTTCAAAGGGAACGACCTTCACCAGATAATTGCCAGGGTTAAAGAACTGGAACTGGGTGAATCGACTTTTAAGGTGCGGTATGTCAAAGCGGCAGGTCTTGATAAGATTGCTTTTGAAGAAAGACGAAGGATTGAACGTAGAGTAGGACTGGCTGTGAAAGGAATTCCTGAGCTTGATAATCCCGTTCTTATATTCGGCATCGTCGAGGTCCACGGCTTTTGGTATTTTGGCCAACTCCATAATAGTGAACAGGTCTGGCTGCAGCATCAGCACAAACCCAACAGCTATTCAACGGCTTTAGGCACCCGAGTCGCCAGAGCGGTAGCCAATATTGCCGTTCCCGAGCCAGCAGGGGTAAAAGCAATCGATCCATGCTGCGGCATCGGTACCGTCGTTGTTGAGGCATTATCAATGGGGATTGATATCGTTGGCAGTGATAACAATCCGCTGATCCTGACTGGTACGCGTGAAAATATCGCTCATTTTGGCTACTCAACTGATATTAAGTTTATCGACCTCAGGGAAGTTACAGGACATTATGATGTAGCCATCATCGATATGCCTTATAATCTGTGTTCCGTGATTACTCCGGAAGAGCAGCTCGACATGCTCCATAGCACAAGAGGTTTTGCCGATAAAGCAGTCATCGTCACGATTGAGCCAATCGATCCAGTGATCCGGGAAGCCGGTTTTGAAATTATCGATCGCGGCATTGTAAAAAAAGGCAACTTCACCAGAGAAGTCATAGTATGCAAAAAGGCGCTCAAAAATTGA
- a CDS encoding uridine kinase family protein — protein sequence MGELIEAFEIMPRKQSTLLIGVDGCGGSGKSTLARMLKEELPGVTVVHKDDFYLPSSLLIIDEPANKPIGADFDWQRLLDQVLDPLSKDQDGHYQRYDWDSDNMAEFHTVPAGGIVIIEGVYSTRQELEHYYDWKIWVDCPREMRLARGIQRDGEEARAMWEDNWMVGEDLYVQQQKPYERADIVILGK from the coding sequence ATGGGCGAATTAATTGAGGCGTTTGAAATTATGCCGCGAAAGCAGAGCACCTTGCTGATTGGTGTGGATGGCTGCGGCGGTTCAGGAAAGAGTACGCTTGCCAGGATGCTGAAGGAAGAGTTGCCAGGGGTGACAGTCGTCCATAAAGATGATTTTTATCTGCCTTCCTCTTTGCTGATAATAGACGAGCCCGCCAACAAACCAATTGGCGCAGATTTTGATTGGCAGAGGCTTTTGGACCAGGTGCTGGATCCCTTGAGCAAAGACCAGGATGGCCATTACCAGAGGTACGATTGGGATAGTGACAATATGGCTGAGTTCCATACCGTTCCTGCTGGCGGAATTGTCATTATTGAAGGGGTATACTCTACCCGACAAGAACTGGAACATTATTATGATTGGAAAATCTGGGTTGATTGTCCGAGGGAAATGCGGCTTGCCCGGGGGATTCAGAGGGATGGCGAAGAAGCTCGCGCCATGTGGGAAGACAATTGGATGGTGGGGGAAGATTTATACGTTCAGCAGCAAAAACCTTATGAGCGTGCTGACATTGTCATACTTGGAAAATAA
- a CDS encoding DUF4352 domain-containing protein: MTNNRLANCKTCGKEIAKGVKKCPHCGKDQRNFFGRHKILSFIGILILFGIIGSALGGEEEVSNEGSTSTTTAASPVKAEKVFKVGETVPADKVEITITKFEEKDQVGNEFINKAVSEGGTFIAIQYKINNTSKKPVGMFDYPAVSLVDEEGTEFDSDIDASSNYAIETNVDNAKIASDLNPGITVTDTKVFEVSKESFSTGKWFIKVGDKKVQLK; encoded by the coding sequence ATGACGAACAATAGACTAGCTAACTGCAAAACTTGTGGAAAGGAAATCGCCAAAGGTGTGAAGAAATGCCCTCATTGCGGAAAGGACCAGCGGAATTTTTTTGGAAGGCATAAGATTCTTAGTTTCATTGGCATATTGATTTTATTTGGAATCATCGGTTCCGCACTTGGCGGGGAAGAGGAAGTGAGCAATGAGGGCAGTACTTCGACAACAACAGCGGCTTCCCCGGTAAAAGCAGAAAAAGTATTTAAAGTGGGAGAAACCGTTCCAGCTGACAAAGTGGAAATCACTATTACAAAGTTTGAGGAAAAAGATCAGGTCGGCAATGAGTTTATCAACAAAGCCGTATCCGAAGGCGGGACATTTATAGCAATCCAATATAAAATCAATAACACTTCCAAGAAGCCGGTTGGCATGTTCGACTATCCTGCTGTCAGCCTTGTGGATGAAGAAGGAACAGAGTTTGACTCTGATATTGACGCATCTTCAAATTACGCGATTGAGACAAATGTGGACAATGCCAAGATTGCGAGTGACCTGAATCCAGGAATCACTGTTACAGACACGAAAGTATTTGAAGTATCAAAGGAAAGCTTCTCTACAGGAAAATGGTTCATCAAGGTTGGAGACAAGAAAGTTCAGTTAAAGTGA
- a CDS encoding HAMP domain-containing sensor histidine kinase, translating to MWWIRHTTLENRLNLMEYLAVETADRFGQTTANNDYDRLDRRLQDRARILQMENQPQLFITDLEGNILNSGPMKGGRGPHHSSEEVPASVFENENPINKLKINGQQIYSIKSPILMNDLQTGWVVVMQSADELADVNQEYRLLIVLLLGLGLLGWIVIYLLTKEILKPIQDVAQAAAQVREGDYEIKLDSNPKELEIHKLVTSFKEMTNRLTQLEQMRAELLAGVTHDLKTPVTSISGLVQAIRDGIVTGEERQEFLDITLKEIQRLQSMISDLLDFNSLAAGAITIRPENSDLNKLVEEIGRQWKLTQTEPVDIKVITPESTVYRMTDPLRVQQILINLLNNSFQAIGATGLISIILSEERIDVKDTGSGIPEEEQALVFERFFRGEKKKLKVRGLGLGLPFSKMLARSLGADLILKESNSSGTTFSLLLPKEI from the coding sequence ATGTGGTGGATCAGGCATACCACCCTGGAGAACCGGTTGAATTTAATGGAGTATCTGGCAGTCGAAACAGCAGATCGGTTCGGGCAGACCACTGCGAATAACGATTATGACCGCCTTGACCGCAGGCTGCAGGACAGGGCCAGAATTCTACAAATGGAAAATCAGCCTCAGCTTTTCATTACTGATTTGGAAGGGAACATCCTTAATTCAGGGCCGATGAAGGGTGGAAGGGGTCCCCATCACTCCTCTGAAGAAGTTCCTGCCTCCGTGTTTGAAAATGAAAATCCAATCAACAAGCTGAAAATTAATGGTCAGCAAATTTACAGTATTAAATCTCCTATTTTAATGAATGACCTTCAAACCGGATGGGTAGTTGTGATGCAAAGTGCGGATGAATTGGCCGATGTCAATCAGGAATACCGGCTGTTGATTGTTTTGTTGCTGGGGCTGGGTTTGCTTGGCTGGATTGTCATTTATCTTCTTACAAAAGAAATCCTTAAGCCCATCCAGGATGTCGCGCAGGCAGCGGCACAGGTCCGGGAAGGCGATTATGAGATCAAGCTGGATTCCAATCCAAAAGAGCTTGAAATACACAAACTCGTCACTTCCTTTAAAGAAATGACCAATCGCCTGACACAGCTGGAACAAATGAGGGCCGAGCTGCTGGCTGGTGTGACGCATGATCTGAAAACACCTGTTACCTCGATCAGCGGACTTGTCCAGGCAATTCGGGATGGAATTGTGACAGGGGAGGAGCGCCAGGAATTCCTGGATATCACGCTGAAAGAAATCCAGAGATTGCAGAGCATGATTTCCGATTTGCTCGACTTCAATTCCCTGGCTGCCGGCGCCATTACCATTCGACCGGAAAATTCCGACCTGAACAAGCTGGTCGAGGAAATTGGGCGGCAATGGAAGTTGACACAAACTGAACCCGTTGACATCAAGGTAATCACACCGGAATCAACGGTGTACAGAATGACCGATCCGCTGCGGGTGCAACAAATCCTCATCAACCTTTTGAATAATTCATTTCAGGCTATCGGGGCTACTGGCTTAATCTCCATCATCCTTTCAGAAGAAAGAATAGATGTAAAAGATACAGGATCAGGCATTCCTGAAGAAGAGCAGGCGCTAGTTTTTGAACGCTTCTTTCGTGGTGAGAAGAAGAAACTCAAGGTAAGGGGACTTGGCCTTGGACTTCCTTTCAGTAAAATGCTTGCCCGGTCGCTCGGGGCAGACTTGATTTTAAAGGAGAGCAATTCAAGCGGCACGACATTTTCATTACTGTTGCCAAAAGAAATATAA
- a CDS encoding vWA domain-containing protein, translating into MNNNLTEIIFLLDRSGSMAGLESDTVGGFNAFVKKQAKLQGETILTTVLFDDEYEVLWNGIEARHAELTEDEYYVRGTTALLDAVGKTILDIGCRLAKTPEDSKPGKVIFVITTDGMENASREFTYGKVKELIQHQQEKYSWEFIFMGANIDVANEAESLGINLENSFKFEASEKGIESMYEMVSESINEKRMK; encoded by the coding sequence ATGAATAATAATTTGACCGAAATCATTTTTTTGCTTGACCGCAGCGGTTCAATGGCAGGTCTTGAAAGTGACACGGTAGGAGGCTTCAATGCTTTCGTGAAAAAACAGGCCAAACTCCAAGGGGAAACAATCCTTACAACCGTGCTTTTTGATGATGAATATGAAGTGCTATGGAATGGGATTGAGGCCAGGCATGCAGAACTGACAGAAGACGAGTACTATGTCCGCGGTACAACAGCGCTGCTGGATGCGGTAGGCAAAACCATTCTTGATATCGGCTGCCGGCTGGCGAAGACCCCGGAAGACAGCAAGCCCGGAAAAGTCATCTTCGTAATCACAACCGACGGCATGGAAAACGCCAGCCGGGAGTTCACATATGGAAAAGTAAAAGAACTGATTCAGCATCAACAAGAAAAATACAGCTGGGAATTCATTTTCATGGGTGCCAATATAGATGTGGCAAATGAAGCAGAAAGTCTTGGTATCAATCTTGAGAATTCTTTTAAATTCGAAGCCTCTGAAAAAGGCATTGAAAGCATGTATGAAATGGTTTCTGAATCAATCAACGAGAAAAGAATGAAGTGA